A window from Deltaproteobacteria bacterium encodes these proteins:
- a CDS encoding histidinol-phosphatase HisJ family protein, whose product MLKSSLHGGHSGQFCDHARDSLAEMVATYHAQGFECVGLAEHMPPPADAWLYPDEVALGRSASWMQTRFAAYVREARRLAEEYAGRMRIFVGMESEWYPGCESWVRRLRADHGLDYVVGSVHHVRGVCFDYSRDTYAQAVAACGGLAALYADYFDAHLEMLHGVEPEVVGHFDLIRLYDPNYRDTLAVGEVWARVVRNLDWARDHGAVLDFNARALLKGQAEPYVCAPILNEAGRVGIKAAYGDDAHGCADVGHGWEVCAQALYQRGMALAEFAPAVLSGGDPEA is encoded by the coding sequence ATGCTGAAGTCCAGCCTGCACGGCGGCCATAGCGGTCAGTTTTGCGACCATGCCCGGGATAGTTTGGCCGAAATGGTTGCCACGTATCATGCCCAAGGATTTGAGTGTGTTGGCTTGGCCGAGCACATGCCGCCGCCTGCCGATGCCTGGCTCTATCCGGATGAAGTCGCGTTGGGCCGGTCGGCCTCCTGGATGCAGACCCGTTTTGCGGCCTATGTGCGCGAAGCGCGGCGTCTGGCCGAGGAATACGCGGGCCGGATGCGGATTTTCGTGGGCATGGAGAGCGAGTGGTATCCGGGGTGTGAGTCATGGGTGAGGCGGCTGCGGGCCGATCATGGCTTGGACTATGTGGTGGGCTCGGTGCACCACGTCCGGGGCGTGTGCTTTGATTATTCCCGCGACACCTATGCCCAGGCCGTGGCCGCCTGCGGTGGCCTGGCCGCCCTGTATGCCGACTATTTCGATGCCCACCTGGAGATGCTGCATGGCGTCGAACCGGAAGTGGTTGGACACTTTGATTTGATTCGCCTTTACGATCCGAATTACCGCGACACGCTGGCCGTTGGCGAAGTCTGGGCGCGGGTCGTGCGCAATCTGGACTGGGCGCGGGATCATGGCGCGGTGTTGGATTTCAATGCGCGCGCCCTGCTCAAGGGTCAGGCCGAGCCCTATGTCTGCGCGCCCATCCTAAATGAAGCCGGGCGCGTGGGCATCAAGGCGGCATATGGCGATGATGCCCATGGCTGTGCCGATGTGGGTCACGGGTGGGAGGTTTGCGCTCAAGCCTTGTATCAGCGAGGCATGGCCCTTGCGGAATTCGCGCCGGCAGTGCTCAGCGGCGGAGATCCTGAAGCATGA
- a CDS encoding aminopeptidase P family protein, translating into MFAPSVYESRRAALMGRVGSGLILLVGNRLIGMNYRANTYPFRQDGSFLYFTGLDEPDLLLLLDCDSGDARLHGPALGLEHAIWSGPSPSLEDLATRAGLTCGAGLDKARASCRGALAQGRTIHYLPTYQDGQTLALARFLGHDPERLEREASQILIAAVVGLRGPKSADEVSEIRSAIAVSAEAYELLMRECRPGVSEMELFGHMQGLVLSQGCAEAFPTILTRQGEVLHNHSHDRELVAGDLLLVDSGVRSKMGYASDITRTLPVSGCMTARQRDIYDLVVAAQGAGVARMAPDVPFLECHLAAARVIAEGLRDLGLMRGNPDEAVAAGAHALFFPHGLGHMLGLDVHDMEGLGEDHVGYDQGFRRSQQFGLSGLRMARPLRPGFVMTVEPGIYFIPPLVARWREQRLHDAFIDYAAVETWFGFGGIRIEDDVLVTDTGIEVLSVGIPKQSDEVCARMVACRC; encoded by the coding sequence ATGTTTGCCCCTTCCGTCTATGAGAGCCGTCGCGCCGCCCTGATGGGGCGCGTTGGGTCCGGTTTGATTCTTCTGGTCGGCAACCGCTTGATCGGCATGAATTATCGCGCCAATACCTATCCGTTTCGTCAGGATGGATCTTTCTTGTATTTTACGGGCCTGGATGAACCCGATTTGCTTTTGCTCCTGGACTGCGACAGTGGCGACGCCCGGCTCCATGGCCCGGCACTTGGGCTGGAACACGCGATCTGGAGCGGGCCGAGCCCGTCGTTGGAAGACTTGGCGACGCGCGCCGGCTTGACCTGCGGCGCGGGCCTGGACAAAGCCCGGGCCTCGTGCCGTGGGGCCTTGGCCCAAGGGCGCACGATTCATTACCTTCCGACCTATCAGGATGGGCAGACCCTGGCTTTGGCCCGGTTTTTGGGCCATGACCCCGAGCGCCTTGAACGGGAGGCGTCCCAAATTTTGATCGCGGCCGTGGTGGGGTTGCGTGGCCCTAAATCCGCCGACGAGGTCTCGGAAATCCGGTCCGCCATCGCCGTGTCCGCCGAGGCCTACGAACTGTTGATGCGCGAGTGCCGCCCTGGCGTGTCGGAAATGGAGCTATTTGGGCACATGCAGGGGTTGGTGCTCTCCCAGGGATGCGCCGAAGCCTTTCCCACGATTTTGACCCGACAGGGGGAGGTGTTGCACAATCATTCCCATGATCGGGAATTGGTGGCGGGTGATTTGCTGCTGGTGGATTCGGGTGTTCGCTCCAAGATGGGCTACGCGTCGGACATTACCCGGACCCTGCCCGTGTCCGGGTGCATGACCGCGCGGCAACGCGATATTTATGATCTGGTCGTGGCGGCCCAGGGCGCGGGCGTGGCCCGCATGGCGCCGGATGTCCCCTTTTTGGAGTGTCATTTGGCCGCGGCCAGGGTCATTGCCGAGGGGTTGCGGGATTTGGGTCTCATGCGCGGTAATCCGGACGAAGCCGTTGCGGCCGGAGCCCATGCGTTGTTCTTTCCGCATGGGTTGGGGCACATGTTGGGTCTTGATGTCCATGACATGGAAGGGCTGGGCGAGGATCACGTTGGGTACGACCAGGGCTTCCGGCGTTCCCAACAATTTGGACTGTCTGGCCTGCGCATGGCCAGACCGCTGCGGCCTGGTTTTGTCATGACCGTCGAGCCCGGCATTTATTTTATTCCGCCGCTTGTGGCGCGTTGGCGGGAGCAACGCCTGCACGATGCCTTTATCGATTATGCGGCCGTGGAGACGTGGTTTGGCTTTGGCGGCATCCGCATCGAAGACGATGTTCTGGTCACGGACACGGGAATCGAAGTGCTCAGCGTCGGTATTCCCAAACAATCGGACGAGGTTTGCGCCCGCATGGTTGCCTGCCGATGCTGA
- a CDS encoding diguanylate cyclase gives MAAQMANVLVVDDSRMFSQVVVQKLEQTITGRIFAAGTLAETVVLLDAHAFDVAMLDLNLPDAPSGEVVDLVLARGIPVIVFAGDCTDQTRRRLWSKNIVDYVVKEGGESLRYAVRQARRIIMNKSLKILVIEDSEMVRGLIAGLLRVHRYQVLEAENGLEGLRVLHEHPDIRLIITDYEMPKMDGVRFIRRVRERYPKEELAIIGISSHELEFLSARFLKSGANDFLTKPFSSEEFYCRVSQNMDLLEYIRTIKDYSERDFLTGLCNRRYLFEHGPERIRVAQKKGLLVCVAMLDIDHFKRINDDFGHDAGDAVLAWLGVRLRDRFGAHGIVARLGGEEFCLLCVDPPLDFRLDLDRFRAEIAAGSCPVGDTVVNFSLSVGLRVSRDESLETMLKKADGLLYAAKTNGRDRLEFSSNNNVSE, from the coding sequence ATGGCTGCTCAAATGGCGAACGTGCTGGTGGTGGATGACAGCAGGATGTTTTCGCAGGTCGTTGTCCAAAAATTGGAACAGACCATTACCGGGCGGATTTTCGCGGCGGGGACGCTGGCGGAAACCGTCGTCTTGTTGGATGCGCACGCATTCGACGTGGCCATGCTGGATTTGAACCTGCCCGACGCTCCTTCGGGCGAGGTGGTGGATCTGGTGCTTGCGCGGGGCATCCCGGTCATTGTGTTCGCCGGCGACTGCACGGACCAGACCCGAAGACGCCTGTGGTCCAAGAACATCGTGGACTACGTGGTCAAGGAGGGCGGCGAGAGTCTGCGTTACGCGGTGCGTCAGGCCCGGCGGATCATCATGAACAAGAGCCTGAAAATCCTGGTGATCGAGGATTCCGAGATGGTGCGTGGACTCATCGCGGGACTGCTGCGGGTTCATCGGTACCAGGTGTTGGAAGCGGAGAACGGCCTGGAGGGGTTGCGGGTTTTGCACGAGCATCCAGATATCCGGCTCATCATCACGGATTATGAGATGCCGAAAATGGACGGGGTGAGGTTTATCCGCCGCGTGCGAGAACGGTATCCCAAGGAGGAGTTGGCGATCATTGGCATTTCCAGTCATGAGCTGGAGTTTTTGTCCGCCCGGTTTCTGAAGAGCGGGGCCAATGATTTTTTAACCAAGCCGTTTTCCAGCGAGGAGTTTTACTGTCGCGTTTCCCAGAACATGGACCTGCTGGAGTATATCCGGACGATCAAGGACTATTCCGAGCGGGATTTTCTGACGGGCCTGTGCAATCGGCGGTATCTTTTCGAGCACGGTCCGGAACGGATTCGCGTTGCCCAGAAAAAGGGTTTGCTGGTCTGCGTGGCCATGCTTGATATCGATCATTTCAAGCGCATCAACGATGATTTTGGGCATGACGCGGGCGACGCGGTCCTTGCCTGGCTCGGGGTCAGGTTGCGTGACCGGTTTGGGGCGCATGGGATCGTGGCCCGTTTGGGCGGGGAGGAATTTTGCCTGCTGTGCGTGGACCCGCCCCTTGATTTTCGGCTTGATCTGGACCGGTTTCGGGCTGAGATCGCAGCCGGGTCGTGTCCGGTTGGGGATACGGTCGTGAACTTTTCCTTGAGCGTGGGACTGCGCGTTTCCAGGGACGAGAGTTTGGAAACCATGTTGAAAAAAGCCGACGGGCTTTTGTACGCGGCCAAAACCAACGGTCGAGACAGGCTTGAATTTTCCTCGAACAACAACGTTTCGGAGTGA
- a CDS encoding thiamine diphosphokinase, whose protein sequence is MSRLSFRAVTARKSNSKSAHQPHGTPMHWILFANGSCTPSPHIRDLVAGADCLVGVDGGSRHLLALDIQPHIVIGDMDSIAPDTLRTYQETGVTLHPHPAKKDATDLELAMDLAFSGGATRITFLGMTGGRLDHTLANVLLLARCLDRGIPACVTNADQTIHMTDSVLNLTGCVGDTLSLVPVTPEVRGVTLTGLEYPLREATLNFASTWGMSNVLTSSLAQVRLRHGRLLVFHLHDV, encoded by the coding sequence ATGAGCCGATTATCTTTTAGGGCTGTAACCGCTCGAAAATCAAACAGCAAGAGCGCCCATCAACCACACGGAACCCCCATGCATTGGATTCTTTTCGCCAACGGGAGCTGCACTCCTTCCCCCCACATCCGCGACCTGGTCGCCGGCGCGGATTGCCTAGTCGGCGTGGATGGCGGCAGCCGGCATCTACTGGCGCTGGACATCCAGCCCCACATCGTGATCGGCGACATGGACTCCATCGCCCCCGACACGCTCAGGACGTATCAAGAAACCGGCGTCACCCTGCATCCCCATCCCGCCAAAAAGGACGCCACGGACCTGGAACTCGCCATGGACCTGGCCTTTTCCGGCGGAGCGACGCGAATCACCTTTTTGGGCATGACCGGCGGCCGCCTGGACCACACCCTGGCCAACGTCCTGCTTCTGGCCCGATGCCTGGACCGGGGGATCCCGGCCTGCGTCACGAACGCGGATCAAACCATCCACATGACGGATTCGGTCCTGAACCTGACCGGGTGCGTCGGAGACACCCTGTCCCTGGTGCCCGTCACACCGGAAGTCCGGGGCGTGACCCTGACCGGTCTGGAATATCCGCTACGCGAGGCCACCCTGAATTTTGCCTCCACATGGGGAATGAGCAATGTCCTGACCTCGTCCCTGGCCCAAGTACGTTTGCGCCACGGTCGGCTGCTCGTCTTTCATCTGCACGACGTCTGA
- the proB gene encoding glutamate 5-kinase, with product MERTTDWRERRRRTLEKAKRVIVKVGSAVLTTDKGLDARVVNRLADQIAGLHDRGLEIVLVTSGAVAAGRCVLGPEAATGCMVHKQAASAVGQSRLMHSYDEAFERYGKITAQVLLTRDDLRSRERFLNARNTMCRLLDWRVIPIVNENDTVAVQELKLKFGDNDALSAMVANLIGADLIINLTSAAGVFDDNPLDNPEARFVACIEDIADMNLQSMCRGKTGAGTGGMLSKLMAARRAARIGVPTLIVSGQEKFVLERVFNLEELGTWIAPTQKMLSGRKFWLAYHLDPAGTLIVDDGAVRALKTEGRSLLAAGISDVDGNFGMGALVKIVSLGGETVGVGLSNFKAAELRKIRGLSSAEIEGVLGPCPHREVVHRDNMVLDNAL from the coding sequence ATGGAACGGACGACTGATTGGCGCGAACGGCGCCGACGGACTCTGGAAAAGGCCAAGCGGGTCATCGTCAAGGTTGGGAGCGCCGTGCTGACCACCGACAAGGGGCTGGACGCGCGCGTGGTCAACCGACTGGCCGACCAGATCGCGGGTTTGCACGATCGAGGCCTGGAAATCGTGCTGGTCACTTCCGGAGCCGTGGCCGCGGGGCGTTGTGTCTTGGGCCCCGAGGCCGCGACCGGATGCATGGTGCACAAGCAGGCCGCTTCGGCCGTGGGCCAGAGCCGGCTCATGCACAGCTATGACGAGGCGTTCGAGCGCTATGGCAAGATCACGGCCCAGGTTCTCTTGACTCGGGACGATTTGCGGAGTCGCGAGCGGTTTTTGAACGCCCGCAACACCATGTGCCGGTTGCTGGATTGGCGGGTCATCCCCATTGTCAACGAGAACGACACCGTGGCCGTGCAGGAATTGAAGCTCAAGTTCGGCGACAACGATGCCTTGTCGGCCATGGTCGCTAATTTGATCGGCGCTGATCTGATCATCAATCTGACGTCCGCCGCGGGCGTTTTCGACGACAACCCCCTGGACAATCCCGAAGCGCGTTTCGTGGCCTGCATCGAGGACATCGCGGACATGAATCTGCAATCCATGTGCCGGGGCAAGACCGGCGCCGGAACCGGCGGCATGCTCAGCAAGCTCATGGCCGCGCGCCGCGCGGCCCGGATCGGGGTGCCGACGCTCATTGTCTCGGGCCAGGAAAAATTTGTCCTGGAACGGGTTTTCAACTTGGAAGAGCTGGGTACCTGGATCGCTCCGACCCAAAAAATGCTTTCTGGCCGCAAGTTTTGGCTGGCCTATCATCTGGACCCGGCTGGGACCCTGATTGTGGACGATGGCGCTGTCCGGGCCCTGAAAACCGAGGGACGCAGCTTGTTGGCGGCCGGGATCAGCGATGTCGACGGGAATTTCGGCATGGGCGCGCTGGTCAAGATTGTCAGTCTTGGCGGGGAAACGGTCGGCGTCGGGTTGTCCAATTTCAAGGCCGCTGAATTGCGCAAGATCCGAGGGCTGAGCAGCGCCGAGATCGAGGGCGTGCTCGGGCCCTGCCCGCATCGGGAAGTGGTTCACCGGGACAATATGGTGCTGGATAACGCCCTGTAG
- the obgE gene encoding GTPase ObgE, giving the protein MRFVDEARIIIRSGHGGNGCVSFRREKYVPRGGPDGGDGGKGGDVIFRATTNLLTLYDYRHAAVQEAENGRPGSGRLCFGRAGADRIIEVPVGTQVFEEAEDGENLVADMTQAGQEIVVARGGRGGKGNAHFKSSTMQVPRFAQPGEDGEEKYIRLELKVFADVGLLGLPNAGKSTFISRISAARPKIAAYPFTTLSPNLGVVLDEHGRKLVVADIPGLIEGAHAGQGLGHTFLRHVERSRFLVHILSIEDVHVDDPLAGFHILDEELRQFDPALAQKPQLRVVNKIDTVDEARLAEIRAAFDRLGVHVYFMSALQETGVSDVLDAMWAMHAELGMEGGSEDGTDD; this is encoded by the coding sequence ATGAGATTTGTTGACGAGGCCCGGATCATCATCCGCTCCGGACATGGTGGAAACGGGTGTGTTTCGTTTCGCCGCGAGAAATATGTGCCCCGTGGTGGCCCGGATGGCGGTGACGGTGGCAAGGGCGGGGATGTCATCTTCCGCGCGACCACCAATCTTTTGACCCTGTACGATTATCGCCATGCCGCCGTGCAGGAGGCCGAAAACGGTCGTCCCGGTTCCGGCCGGCTGTGCTTTGGCCGGGCTGGCGCGGACAGGATTATCGAGGTGCCGGTGGGTACCCAGGTGTTCGAGGAGGCCGAGGATGGCGAAAACCTGGTGGCCGACATGACCCAGGCCGGCCAGGAGATCGTGGTCGCGCGGGGTGGTCGTGGAGGCAAGGGCAATGCCCATTTCAAATCCTCGACCATGCAGGTGCCCCGTTTCGCCCAGCCCGGCGAGGACGGCGAGGAAAAATACATCCGCCTGGAATTGAAGGTTTTTGCCGACGTCGGGTTGCTGGGTTTGCCCAACGCGGGCAAGTCGACCTTTATTTCGCGGATTTCCGCCGCGCGGCCCAAGATCGCGGCCTATCCGTTCACCACTCTGTCCCCCAATCTGGGCGTGGTTCTTGACGAGCACGGTCGGAAGCTGGTGGTGGCGGACATTCCCGGCTTGATCGAGGGCGCCCATGCGGGCCAGGGACTGGGGCATACCTTTTTGCGGCACGTGGAGCGATCCCGCTTTTTGGTGCATATTCTGAGCATCGAGGATGTGCATGTGGACGATCCGTTGGCGGGTTTCCACATCCTGGACGAGGAATTGCGCCAGTTCGATCCGGCCCTGGCCCAGAAACCGCAGCTACGGGTCGTCAATAAGATCGACACCGTGGACGAGGCGAGGCTGGCCGAGATACGGGCCGCCTTTGACCGTCTGGGAGTTCACGTGTACTTCATGTCCGCGTTGCAGGAAACCGGTGTTTCCGACGTGCTGGACGCCATGTGGGCCATGCACGCGGAATTGGGGATGGAGGGTGGAAGCGAGGATGGAACGGACGACTGA